Proteins co-encoded in one Bremerella sp. TYQ1 genomic window:
- a CDS encoding secretin N-terminal domain-containing protein — MVSPFDRLTKSRVLIATLVVALSGILSAPIKAQAPGDGVKIRSYPIQQSKLEGLSNSLKQLFAGKSNVAIHADPGSGQLLVTAPESTQGQIAEFIERSGYQSAPQKAEPNSSELRVRRQPAEPKPMPTASTFQRTKDLGDGLVELEIQLKNLQGENLESGIVKLVGKRVPVSISAEGALVMMTLPTNSGKKVSLQVYRNDGTAIVRGESDAAKSWGEVIRALDTPSHSDAYRTTLVSLRNASRDTVEKALDPLRDVENSLAKRQVFQALKGVADKKKLRWSGDLAAMIFQPEAEAPPVDEDDNAAQIIGQPQNGQPIDIPDEPNPNNPQFTISPEEDGGLIGPVQIEFLEGLDVIVVRGHRRDVERITNIINDIERLSVETQPVIEVRELLHANSEAVATMINELYESLLNARYGQVTITALNRPNAILVIGRAQSVEGILELIDKLDQPVGPAKTLRVFPLQNLAAADAQTKLAEFYTDPTALGTRIRVASDVRSNSLIVSASPRDMVEIEYLLKQIDVPTSESSLKLEIVQLRNSVAEDLAPILQEAITGAPATGTGNQQNQSSAQVRAAMLSFMTLDTEGKQILRSGILNEVQVTADTRSNALIIRAPENSMDLILALVKNLDSQPSAESQIKVFTIVNGDATQLSTMLNELFQTVQSANNQARQTNAFFSPQAASSGESSLIPLNFTVDTRTNSIIASGSASDLTVVEAILLRLDQDEVTERKSTVVRLRNARADLVAESLTALLSEESQLQTLDPSVVSPFQQLVREVIVVPELFSNSLIISATPRYFDQVLEIVRELDERPPMVMLQVLIADVRLNDLEELGFELGLQDSVLFDRSVVSSGSLDPGYNFNNQALGNSSSAASLATASAVGSQGLTNFALGRVNNDLGYGGFVFSAASESVNILVRALERESRLEVLARPQIMTMDNQPGFIQVGERVPYITSTQQTNNGTINTTELINTGIILSVTPRISPDGVVVMALQAERSAVGSEANGIPISINENGDVIRSPRIDTQTATAVVSARSGQTIVFGGLISNSNEVINRQVPLLGDVPLLGRLFRYDSYNAQRSELLIIITPVVVRSDADAAYLKEQEMCRMSWCLADVAKVYGPEALYGIDPSMPMDDGIITIHPDDNPSGTPEIIPPGYNAPILDPPRGPLPRPSGTELLPQSQPPGMGRPQNVQPRPTIMQPVEVRPVDYQQQQYQAMPPQQQSQYPGYPQQPAPQQPQPQQRHPQPSQYSQQPAQQQYRR; from the coding sequence ATGGTCAGCCCCTTCGATCGATTAACCAAATCACGTGTACTGATAGCAACGCTCGTCGTCGCTCTCAGCGGTATCCTTTCGGCGCCGATCAAAGCCCAAGCACCTGGTGACGGCGTCAAAATACGCTCTTACCCCATTCAGCAAAGCAAGTTGGAAGGACTTTCCAACTCGCTTAAGCAGCTGTTTGCTGGGAAATCGAACGTGGCGATTCACGCAGACCCGGGCTCCGGACAGCTACTTGTCACCGCTCCGGAATCGACCCAGGGGCAAATCGCAGAGTTCATCGAACGAAGTGGTTATCAATCGGCTCCACAAAAAGCTGAACCCAACAGTTCCGAGCTCCGCGTTCGCCGCCAGCCTGCCGAACCGAAGCCAATGCCTACGGCTTCCACGTTTCAGCGAACCAAAGATCTAGGTGACGGCCTGGTCGAACTTGAGATCCAGCTGAAAAACTTGCAAGGCGAAAACCTTGAGTCTGGCATTGTCAAACTGGTTGGCAAACGCGTGCCAGTCAGTATCTCGGCGGAAGGGGCTCTCGTCATGATGACGTTGCCAACCAACTCCGGCAAAAAAGTCAGTCTGCAAGTTTACCGCAACGATGGAACAGCAATCGTCCGTGGCGAGTCAGATGCCGCGAAGAGCTGGGGCGAAGTCATCCGCGCACTCGACACCCCATCCCACAGCGATGCTTATCGCACCACGCTCGTTTCCTTGCGAAATGCCTCGCGAGATACCGTTGAAAAAGCACTCGATCCGCTTCGTGACGTTGAAAACAGCCTGGCCAAACGTCAGGTCTTTCAAGCGTTGAAGGGTGTCGCTGACAAAAAGAAGCTCCGCTGGAGTGGTGACCTGGCCGCGATGATCTTCCAGCCTGAAGCCGAAGCTCCTCCGGTCGATGAAGATGACAACGCCGCCCAGATTATCGGTCAGCCGCAAAATGGCCAGCCGATCGACATTCCAGACGAACCCAATCCGAACAATCCACAGTTCACCATCAGCCCCGAAGAAGATGGTGGTCTGATCGGGCCAGTTCAGATTGAATTCCTCGAAGGTCTGGATGTGATCGTCGTCCGTGGTCACCGCCGTGACGTCGAACGTATTACCAATATCATCAACGACATCGAACGACTTAGCGTCGAGACCCAACCGGTCATTGAAGTCCGTGAATTGCTCCACGCCAACAGTGAAGCAGTCGCGACGATGATTAACGAACTTTACGAAAGCCTGCTCAACGCCCGCTATGGTCAAGTCACCATCACGGCTTTGAATCGTCCGAACGCGATCCTTGTGATTGGCCGTGCTCAAAGTGTTGAAGGCATTCTGGAATTGATCGACAAGCTTGATCAACCCGTGGGCCCAGCCAAAACCCTGCGAGTCTTCCCACTGCAGAATCTAGCCGCAGCGGATGCCCAAACGAAGCTCGCTGAATTCTATACCGACCCAACGGCTCTGGGCACGCGAATTCGCGTTGCTTCCGATGTTCGCTCGAACTCGCTGATCGTTTCGGCCAGCCCACGCGACATGGTCGAGATCGAATACCTGCTGAAGCAGATTGATGTTCCGACCAGCGAATCGTCGCTCAAGCTCGAAATTGTTCAGCTTCGCAACTCGGTCGCTGAAGACCTGGCCCCGATCCTGCAGGAAGCGATCACCGGCGCCCCTGCCACAGGAACCGGTAACCAGCAGAATCAATCGAGTGCTCAAGTTCGTGCCGCCATGCTTTCTTTCATGACGCTCGACACCGAAGGCAAGCAGATCTTACGTTCCGGTATTTTGAACGAAGTTCAAGTCACCGCCGATACGCGATCGAATGCCCTGATTATTCGTGCCCCGGAAAACAGCATGGACTTGATCCTTGCGTTGGTGAAGAACCTCGATTCGCAGCCGTCGGCTGAGTCGCAGATTAAAGTGTTCACCATCGTCAACGGTGATGCGACGCAGCTGTCGACCATGCTCAACGAATTGTTCCAGACCGTTCAGTCCGCCAACAACCAGGCCCGACAGACCAACGCGTTCTTCTCGCCACAGGCAGCAAGTTCCGGCGAATCGAGTTTGATCCCACTGAACTTCACTGTCGACACGCGAACGAACAGCATTATCGCTTCTGGTTCCGCAAGTGACCTGACCGTGGTCGAAGCCATCTTGCTTCGCTTGGATCAAGACGAAGTCACCGAACGCAAAAGCACCGTCGTTCGACTACGCAACGCTCGGGCCGACCTCGTCGCAGAGTCTTTGACGGCATTGTTATCCGAAGAAAGCCAGTTGCAAACGCTCGATCCATCAGTGGTCAGCCCCTTCCAGCAATTGGTTCGCGAAGTGATCGTTGTGCCGGAATTGTTCAGCAACAGCCTGATCATCAGTGCCACACCGCGATACTTCGATCAAGTTCTGGAAATCGTCCGCGAACTGGACGAACGCCCACCGATGGTCATGCTGCAAGTCTTGATCGCGGACGTGCGTCTGAACGACTTGGAAGAACTCGGTTTCGAGCTCGGCTTGCAAGACTCGGTGCTGTTTGACCGCAGCGTCGTTTCGAGTGGTTCGCTCGACCCAGGCTACAACTTCAATAATCAGGCATTGGGTAATAGCTCGAGTGCGGCCAGTTTGGCCACCGCGAGTGCCGTTGGTAGCCAAGGCCTAACTAACTTTGCCCTTGGACGTGTGAACAACGATCTTGGCTATGGTGGTTTCGTGTTCTCCGCGGCCAGCGAATCGGTCAATATTCTCGTCCGTGCACTGGAACGAGAAAGCCGACTCGAAGTGCTCGCTCGTCCGCAAATCATGACCATGGATAACCAGCCTGGCTTTATTCAGGTCGGTGAACGTGTTCCCTACATTACTTCGACTCAACAAACCAACAACGGTACGATCAACACGACAGAGTTGATCAATACCGGTATCATCTTGAGCGTCACCCCACGCATCAGCCCTGATGGTGTTGTCGTGATGGCCCTTCAAGCCGAACGTTCGGCCGTTGGTTCCGAAGCAAACGGCATCCCGATTTCGATCAACGAAAATGGTGACGTTATTCGTTCGCCACGTATCGATACTCAAACCGCTACGGCCGTGGTCAGTGCTCGCTCTGGACAGACGATTGTCTTTGGCGGTTTGATCTCGAACTCGAACGAAGTCATCAACCGTCAGGTTCCATTGCTCGGCGACGTGCCGCTGCTGGGTCGTCTGTTCCGCTACGACAGCTACAACGCACAGCGTAGCGAACTGCTAATCATCATCACTCCAGTGGTCGTCCGCTCTGACGCCGATGCGGCTTACCTGAAAGAACAGGAAATGTGCCGCATGAGCTGGTGCTTGGCTGACGTTGCCAAAGTGTACGGCCCTGAAGCACTGTATGGTATCGATCCTTCCATGCCGATGGACGATGGCATCATCACCATTCACCCTGATGACAACCCATCGGGAACTCCTGAGATCATTCCACCGGGCTACAACGCTCCGATCCTTGATCCTCCGCGGGGTCCGCTGCCACGACCGTCAGGCACCGAATTGCTGCCACAATCGCAGCCGCCTGGCATGGGCCGTCCACAAAACGTCCAGCCGCGGCCGACCATCATGCAGCCTGTGGAAGTTCGCCCGGTCGACTATCAACAGCAGCAGTACCAAGCGATGCCGCCGCAACAACAGTCGCAGTATCCGGGGTATCCGCAGCAACCGGCTCCGCAACAACCACAGCCTCAGCAACGCCACCCGCAGCCGTCGCAGTATTCTCAACAACCTGCCCAGCAGCAGTACCGTCGCTAA
- a CDS encoding BON domain-containing protein — MRLNRIEIFAIAICSALTCGLASAQAQGQSVNSDTLQQPSSGFGSGFNSNSGGTISSSGTNMFSSPLPSPSFSDGSTSSGSGTSSGLGGSGDASAASSLMQQNQLNPFGGGTTGTGGSGFNFGGANSARSSFGRFGAFGNMFNNQAFQNGFGQDDTPRLPTKLTVKFDHPVVPSNLVSADITRRIRKMQRFSGITVTVEDRVATVTGIVESEDDLRLVDRFVSLEVGVSSVVNQLELQEPSPADR; from the coding sequence ATGCGATTGAACCGAATTGAGATCTTTGCCATCGCCATCTGCAGCGCCCTCACTTGCGGACTAGCCAGCGCCCAAGCGCAAGGCCAGTCGGTCAACTCCGATACGCTGCAACAACCAAGCTCCGGTTTCGGTTCAGGGTTCAATTCCAACTCGGGTGGAACGATCAGCAGCTCCGGGACCAACATGTTTTCTTCACCACTGCCAAGTCCTTCGTTTTCGGACGGATCGACATCTTCCGGTAGCGGGACATCCAGTGGCTTGGGCGGATCAGGCGACGCCAGTGCTGCTTCTTCTTTGATGCAGCAGAATCAATTGAATCCGTTTGGAGGCGGAACCACAGGAACTGGTGGCAGCGGATTCAACTTCGGTGGAGCCAACTCGGCTCGAAGCAGCTTCGGTCGCTTCGGAGCGTTCGGCAACATGTTCAACAACCAGGCGTTTCAAAATGGATTCGGCCAGGATGACACGCCCCGACTACCGACCAAGTTGACGGTGAAGTTCGACCATCCGGTCGTTCCGTCGAACCTGGTCAGTGCCGACATCACGCGCCGCATCCGAAAGATGCAACGCTTCTCGGGCATTACCGTGACTGTGGAAGACCGGGTGGCCACAGTGACGGGGATTGTGGAGTCGGAAGATGATTTGCGGTTGGTTGACCGATTTGTGTCGTTGGAAGTTGGTGTGTCATCGGTGGTGAACCAACTTGAATTGCAGGAGCCATCGCCTGCCGACCGGTAA